The uncultured Desulfatiglans sp. DNA window CGTATCGGCCATGGTCAGAGGGATACGCTCTCCGGTCTCATTGGCCTTCAGAATGACAAATTGTCCCGGCTTGGCCTTTCTGGCGATCGCGGGCGCACTGATCTCGTTCAGAACGACTGTCCCGCCGGCCATTTCCTGCCGTTTCAAGATTTCGAACATCTTGCACCTCCATAGAATTTAGAGTGAAATTCACCGAATGCGGTTTAGCATACTGCCCCTGACCTGTCAAAAGAAAACATTCACAAGCAGTGATCCCCCGTCTTGTGCTGAAAAAATTCTCCGCAAAGCGCCCGCACATGTGGCCTCACGCCCGCGGAGCCGGAATCGATGCCTGCAGGTGTTCCAGGGCGCGATCTGTTGACGCGGGCGCACCCTGCAAGCCAGAGATGAATGACCGCCTTCTCTCGATCAGCGCCAGATGATCGAGGGGGCTTTGCGCTTCGGGATCCTATGGTACGTGTATTTGGGATACCCGAGCATCATGACCCCGTAGGGAAGGTGTGCTTCCGGCAGATCGAGCGACTGCAACAGCGGCGGCGATAGGTTGGCGGCCGTATTGATGTAACCGGCCCAACACGCCCCGAGCCCATGGGAAGGGGCTGCCAGCTCGAGATAGGTCAGTGCGATGGTGCAGGCGGTGGCCGCAAGCCGTGCGTCCTTCGCCGCATACGCCACCACCAGGCATGGGGCGTGCCGGGCGATCGGATCCCGGCCGGATTCCCACTGTAAAACGGTCCGCGCCATATGGAACGTTTCAGCCAGGGGCGATGCGGCCGCGATCAATGACCTCATCCAATCGACAACCAGGCCTGCAATCGGTTGGATCCGTTCCTCCCCGGAAACCACCAGCCAGCTGACGGGCTGCATATTGTGCGCGGACGGGGCATGCGCCGCAAGCGCGATCAGATCCTCCACCAGCCCCGGCTCGACCGGGCGCTCCCTGAAGACCCGGATGGAACGTCGACCCTGCAGAAGGGTCGAGACGGCATTCCGAGAAAGCGGCCAGTCCTTCCCCATGGGCGGACAGAGATCCGGGGGCACCTTTCGATGGGAAAAGGCCCCATGGGGGCAGACCGCGACGCAATGCCCGCAGGCGATACAGAGCTCTTCGGCATCGGGCGCCGGCCGAGGCGGTGAGCCGTCCTTCGGGAAATGGACGATCTTCATAGGGCACACCTCAGCACAGATGCCGTCCCTCCTGCACGTCTGAGAATCCACCGAAAATAAAGGCATATGGACTTTCTCCTCCCTGTCGTATCGAGTGTAGAAAAAACCCGTTCAGTCATGGTGGGCCGGCCGAGGCCGAAAGATCACGAGCCACTCCCCCGGCGGGGCGTCGCCCATCTCCAAACCCCGCGCAAACATAGGGCAAGCGCACCCGCCTGTCAAGGAAACGACGGCTATTTTATGCTTGAAATTCTCTAACCTTATCTCTTATTCTGTTCATTTATTCGGTAACTGTCCAGAGACGCTCTCTCAGGCACCGTCGACCCTGTGACCCTGCATCGAGCCGGCGGAAGGATAGGCTTGACGGCATCTGTCGAGCAGGACCCCCGGTTCGGCCCGCAGCCGAGGCCCCTGTCCACGCGAGGCGCGAAGCATGCGGGGGTCGATCCGACCTTGCCCGTCTGGACGTAAAAACAGCCCAAGGAGGCAACCATGAAACTTGCCGTCAGTGGAAAAGGCGGGGTGGGAAAAACCACCTTCGCCGCGTTTCTGATTCGTGCTCTGGCCGATCAAGGCAAACGGGTCCTGGCTATCGATGCAGACCCGGACGCGAACCTCGCCCAGGCACTGGGTGTCAAGAACAGCGAAGACATCGTCCCCATATCCAACATGAAAGAATTGATCGAAGAGCGGACCGAGGCCAAGGTCGGCACGATGGGCTCCTTCTTCAAGCTGAACCCCAAGGTGGACGACCTTCCGGAAAGGCTCTCCGTAGAGGTCGACGGGGTCAAAGTCATGGTCATGGGCGGAGTCAAAAAGGGCGGCGCGGGCTGCATCTGCCCCGAGAGCACGCTCTTGAAGAACCTGGTGCGCCACATCGTTCTCTCGCGCGACGAGGCGGTCGTTCTCGACATGGAGGCCGGCCTGGAGCACTTGGGACGGGGTACCGCGATGTCGGTCGACCGGCTGATCGTCGTCGTGGAGCCGGGCCGGCGCAGCATCGAAACGGCCCATCAGATACGTACCCTTGCAGCGGATGTCGGGATCAAGAAACTGAGTTTCGTCGGCAACAAAATCCGCTCCCCCGAGGATCGGGAATTCCTGCTGATGCAGATGCCCGATTTCGACTTTCTTGGCTTCATCCCTTACGGAAAAGGAATCATCGAGGCGGATCTCGAAGGAAGACCGCCTTACGAAAAGGACAGCGAAACCATGACCCTCGTCAAGGACATGCTGAAAAAGCTGCAGAAGAACTGAGTGGATCCGGGGCGCCTGCCTTTACAGGCAGACGCCTTCGAGAGAGGTGCGCGGAACCGGTTCGGATCGGTGAAGGGTGAAGAAAAGACCATTTCCGGATGGACCATATTCTTTTACAAGGAGAAAAAACATGACGAAACGCATCCATAATTTCAACGCCGGCCCGGCGGCCCTTCCCCTGCCGGTCCTCGAGGAAATGCAGGAGGAACTGCTGGACTTCAAAGGATCAGGCATGTCGATCCTGGAGGTCAGCCACCGCAGCAAAGGGTTCGACGAGGTCATCAACGACGCTGTGGCGAGAACAAGACGGCTTCTCAATCTCGGGGATGATTTCGACATCGTTTTCATCCAGGGGGGCGCAAGTCTTCAGTTCTGCATGATCCCCATGAACCTGACCGTTGACGGCCAGTCGATCGACTACATCAACACCGGGACCTGGTCCACCAAGGCTATCAAGGAGGCCAAGACGCTGAAGAAACAGGTCCATGTGATCGCCTCCTCGGAGGACAGAGATTTCTGCTACATCCCGAAGGCCTTCGACATAGACGAGGGAGCCGCCTACCTGCATTTCACCTCCAACAACACCATCAAGGGGACCCAGTGGGCGCAATTCCCGAACCCTCGCACCGTCCCCCTCGTATGCGACATGTCCTCGGATTTCATGAGCCGTCCGTTCGACCCCCGTCCCTTCGGCCTCATCTATGCCGGCGCCCAGAAGAATATCGGCCCGGCCGGGACAGCGCTGGCGATCATCCGCAAAGACATGCTCGAGCGCGTCCCTGCCGATCTCCCGGCGATGCTGAAATACACGACGTTCACAGAGAAGAACTCCATGTACAACACGCCGGCCTGCGTCGTGATCTATGTCATCGACCTCGTTCTCAAATGGCTGGAAGACACCGTCGGGGGGCTTGCCAACATGGAGCTCCTCAACCGGGAAAAGGGGAAGACGATCTACGATCTGCTCGACCGGTCCGATTTCTACCGCGGCACGGCTGACAAGGACAGCCGTTCCCTTATGAACGTCACGTTCCGTCTGCCCAGCGAAGAGCTCGAAAAGCGCTTCATCGCCGATGCGCAGACGGCCGGCCTGGGAGGGCTCAAGGGGCACCGCTCCGTTGGCGGCTGCCGCGCTTCCATTTACAATGCCACCGGTCTGGATGCCGTCAAGGCCCTGGTGGAATTCATGCGGGAATTCGAGCGCAAGGCATAGCCGTTCGCACCTGCTTCGACCTTCGGTACGGGAAGGGACGCCGCTGAAAGGCCCTTCCCGCCGGGAGCGATATGGACCGAGCACGCTGCATTCAGGGGGAACCATTGGCAAGGACACGAATCAAAGACATATTGTCCGGCGGAATGACCGGGACCCGCTATAAGATCTGCGGTTGGGTCCGGACCAGGAGGGATTCGAAGGGCGGTTTCTCGTTCATCGAGCTGAATGACGGATCCTGCATGGAAAATATCCAGCTCATCGCCGATGCGCAGACGGCCGATTACGAAGGTACGGTGCTGAGACTCCAGCCCGGTTGCTCTCTCGAAGTCGAGGGTCTGCTCCAGGCCTCTCCGGGGAAAGGACAGCGGGTCGAACTGAAGGTCGAGGCCCTGCATGTCTTCGGCTGGGCAGATCCGGAACACTATCCCCTGCAGAAAAAGCGCCATTCCTTCGAATTCCTGCGAACCATCGCCCACCTGCGGCCGCGTACCAACACCTTCGGGGCCGTGGCACGGGTCCGCAACGCCGTCAGCCATGCCATCCACACCTTTTTCCAGGAGCGGGGCTTCCTGTATATCCACACGCCTATCATCACCGGCAGCGACTGCGAAGGGGCCGGTGATCTTTTTCACATCACCACCTTCGACCTCGGCGCCGTTCCCATCGAGGAGGGCCGGGTGGATTTCTCGGACGACTTTTTCGGTCAGCCTGCCAACCTGACGGTGAGCGGCCAACTGGAAGCGGAGATCTATGCCCTGGCCCTGGGAGACGTCTATACCTTCGGCCCCACCTTTCGCGCGGAAAATTCCAACACTTCCCGCCATCTGGCCGAATTCTGGATGGTCGAGCCCGAGATGGCCTTTTGTGATCTCGAAGGCGACATGGACCTTGCCGTCGAGTTCCTCCGGTATCTCTTCGGCCACGTTCTGGATCATTGCCGGGGCGATCTCGAGTTTTTCAACCGCTTCATCGATCAGAGCGTCATCGGCACCCTCGAAACCCTCGCCGCCCAGGATTTCGAGCGGCTATCCTACACCGAGGCGATCGAGATCCTATC harbors:
- the cooC gene encoding Carbon monoxide dehydrogenase accessory protein CooC, which codes for MKLAVSGKGGVGKTTFAAFLIRALADQGKRVLAIDADPDANLAQALGVKNSEDIVPISNMKELIEERTEAKVGTMGSFFKLNPKVDDLPERLSVEVDGVKVMVMGGVKKGGAGCICPESTLLKNLVRHIVLSRDEAVVLDMEAGLEHLGRGTAMSVDRLIVVVEPGRRSIETAHQIRTLAADVGIKKLSFVGNKIRSPEDREFLLMQMPDFDFLGFIPYGKGIIEADLEGRPPYEKDSETMTLVKDMLKKLQKN
- the serC gene encoding Phosphoserine aminotransferase translates to MTKRIHNFNAGPAALPLPVLEEMQEELLDFKGSGMSILEVSHRSKGFDEVINDAVARTRRLLNLGDDFDIVFIQGGASLQFCMIPMNLTVDGQSIDYINTGTWSTKAIKEAKTLKKQVHVIASSEDRDFCYIPKAFDIDEGAAYLHFTSNNTIKGTQWAQFPNPRTVPLVCDMSSDFMSRPFDPRPFGLIYAGAQKNIGPAGTALAIIRKDMLERVPADLPAMLKYTTFTEKNSMYNTPACVVIYVIDLVLKWLEDTVGGLANMELLNREKGKTIYDLLDRSDFYRGTADKDSRSLMNVTFRLPSEELEKRFIADAQTAGLGGLKGHRSVGGCRASIYNATGLDAVKALVEFMREFERKA
- a CDS encoding Nitroreductase; its protein translation is MPLFSVDSQTCRRDGICAEVCPMKIVHFPKDGSPPRPAPDAEELCIACGHCVAVCPHGAFSHRKVPPDLCPPMGKDWPLSRNAVSTLLQGRRSIRVFRERPVEPGLVEDLIALAAHAPSAHNMQPVSWLVVSGEERIQPIAGLVVDWMRSLIAAASPLAETFHMARTVLQWESGRDPIARHAPCLVVAYAAKDARLAATACTIALTYLELAAPSHGLGACWAGYINTAANLSPPLLQSLDLPEAHLPYGVMMLGYPKYTYHRIPKRKAPSIIWR
- a CDS encoding hypothetical protein (Evidence 5 : Unknown function), with translation MCGRFAENFFSTRRGITACECFLLTGQGQYAKPHSVNFTLNSMEVQDVRNLETAGNGRRDSRSERDQCARDRQKGQAGTICHSEGQ
- the asnS gene encoding asparaginyl tRNA synthetase (Evidence 2a : Function from experimental evidences in other organisms; PubMedId : 1425658, 2009959, 2693216, 9298646; Product type e : enzyme), whose protein sequence is MDRARCIQGEPLARTRIKDILSGGMTGTRYKICGWVRTRRDSKGGFSFIELNDGSCMENIQLIADAQTADYEGTVLRLQPGCSLEVEGLLQASPGKGQRVELKVEALHVFGWADPEHYPLQKKRHSFEFLRTIAHLRPRTNTFGAVARVRNAVSHAIHTFFQERGFLYIHTPIITGSDCEGAGDLFHITTFDLGAVPIEEGRVDFSDDFFGQPANLTVSGQLEAEIYALALGDVYTFGPTFRAENSNTSRHLAEFWMVEPEMAFCDLEGDMDLAVEFLRYLFGHVLDHCRGDLEFFNRFIDQSVIGTLETLAAQDFERLSYTEAIEILSKSGEEFEFPVAWGTDLQSEHERYLCEKTFKKPVILTDYPKTIKPFYMKLNPDGKTVRAMDVLVPKIGEIIGGSQREDDYDTLLQRIEESGLHVDDYWWYLDLRRFGSAPHAGFGLGLERLVQFITGMGNIRDVIPFPRTPGNLNF